TCATGGAAATGTCTGTGCGCGCTGCCTtgggacctttttttttttctctcaattttcCCATCCGTACCCCGGGGCGGGGTGGGCCGGGGACCCATCGCTGCCCCGGTCGGGCTCTCCCCGCGGGGTCCGGGGCTGAGGCGGCCCCAGGGCCCCCGTGGGGAATGACAAGCGATTCCCGTTAATCCAGCTGGTTTTTCCTTTAAACCAGGCGGTTTCgttgccttttccttcctgcacaaGCGGCCCTGGCTCGCCTCCTCCGTGCCCCTGGTGTTGCTCTTGGTGCAGGTGGCGCAGCCGGGCCGTGGCTGTTGCTCTCTGTGAGCTTTCCGTTACCGACAAAGCCGAGTGACGGATCTTAGCCTTAAACTCAGCAGCCAATAGGTTTAATTAGTTTAAATTTGGCATAAGAGCGTGTACCCAGCCAACCCCCGCAAATCAGCTAAAACAGTACACCGTGTGTCCAGAACCTGAAGTACATCTGTAAATACACATTGCGGCCACGAGCTCTCTTCCCTTATCTCCTCCCAACCCCCATGCGAACCGACTAACGCCGATTTTGGGCAGCCGGGGCTCCCTCCCGGGTTATGTTCAGCCCTgagggcggggcgggggcggggccggctCCGCCTcagggcggggcggggcgcgggcggtGCCGCGCGCGGGGGGCGGTTACGCGCGGCCGTTGGCAGCGGTGCGCGGCGCGCTCGGCAGCGCTCGGCCGGGCTGAGGGGCCGCGCGTCCCCTgctgcccccgccccgcccgggccTGCCCGCCCCGGCTCCCCACGGCTCCCCACGGCCACGggggccccgctcccgcccgcTCGGGCTGCCCCGCCGCCGTCCGGGCGCTGTCTCGGGGGGTGTCAGGCCGCAGAGTGCCCGCAGCCTCCCCGCCGAGGCCGGGGCGGGGACAGGTGAAGGCCGTTTGTCgtgagcagctgtgctggagggggagggagggtcTCACCTGGCGGGGGGGGAGACATGGTCAGGGTGCCAGGTACCCCGCCAGCGGCAGCTTGGTCCCCACTCTGTTACCTCGCCAATCAGTGTTAAGTGcaattttttctgccttttggtttttttaatggatagTACTGCCAATTGTTGAAGGTTTTACGGTTTTCTGTTGAAAGGGACATTGGTAACTGATTAGGTTTGCTGTAGCCATGTCAGCATCAGCCCCCGAGGAGCCTCAGACCATTCCTCAGAGCCCAGCTAGTGTTCCTGACCCCGCTCCCGTTGCTGTCGGACCTGGAGGCTCAAGTGACAGTTCCTTTGGTGAGCAAAACCTTGGCTTCGCCACCCCCGAGGCCAGCCTGGTGGAGATGATGGACATTGAGTacacccagctgcagcacataCTTTGCTCACACACGGAGGCGCAGAGTAGCGAAGGTGAAGTGGAAGCCAGGCTCAGCGCTTTCTCCTCGCCTGGCCCCTCTGCAGACgcccctctgcagcagccctcCCCCAGCACCAGTCAGGACGGGGGCTCATCCAACAGCTCTGGGAACCAGTCGGTCTGCCCAGTTACCTGTCAGTCAGGGTTGCCTTGTGACAGCTACTGGCCGAGTTCTAACCCACACCTGGGCTATGCTGACTTGCAGGAGCTCAGGATGATGTTACTTAGCGAGTCCAGCCTCCCTGCGAACCAAAGAGAGAAAGCGCCCAACAGTAGCTCTGTAGAAGTCTCGGGATGCAGTGTAGTAAAAGCTAAACAGGGTGAAAATTTCTTGGGGGAGAATaaggaaaacatatttgttGAAAATTCGGCACTGGCACCAGAGGTTAGATCTAAACCTGCAGTAAGAGCTCGGTTGGAAGACAGATTCAACAGCAGCTCGACAGAAAACCCCAGATGTCAAGAACCCCAAGAATCTGGAGTAACTCTTAACAAGTGTGTTGCAATTACTTCTAGTTTCTGTTGTTAAACTATGTATCATGTAGCTCAAAAGTGATTTGCTAAGTGAAACCTAAGAATAGTGGTTGTTTTAATACATGAGAAGGATGGGTTGGGCTTTGTTAAACTGTGCCATAAAACGTGGCTTTGACTCCACTGAGCTCAGCTTAGGCCCCTCTGTTTATTACATAAATGGTACAGCATGGAGttccaaaattaattactttacAACTTTATTCTTGATAGCATGTACTGTAAATAAAGGCGAGAGAACATTTTCTAGTTATAATATGCAGTTTGCTAAAAGCAAAGTAGATTTTtgataataatagtaataataataataacaatttaTTCAGGTTATAATGTGGAGGCCTGACTATGGGGAAAGCTTTGatcaaaaatattgttttacaGTCTAACCCTGTACCTATCTTAATGTGCtgacaaaatgttttattgagGCATGAAGCACCTTGTTActgcacagaataaaatacCTCCTTGGctgatatttcttttcttttatttggtcCCTGAAGTGGGCAATATGGCAATAACAGTGATTTCTGTTTACAGTAAATGGAAGTGGTTTCTTGGTGATAGTTTCTAGAATATTTGTagctgtacttttttttctgcactcaTTCTCAAGCAGTCAGCCTGgtatgttttgtgtttgtttgtttttgtttaaagtttAGTGACATTGATCCGCCAGCCCTCAGAAGTGGTGGGTGTTCCTCTTCACCAGCAAGGGAACAGGTGTGCTGCACTAGGGAAAAATAAGGCTGTACCTGCCACACATTCCTTACCATTTACTTACCCGTTCTTTACCATGAATGcatgttctgctgctggaggtgctAATCCTTCCCAAGCACAGGTAACTCTCCTCTGCCAAGTTCCAATGCTGATAGTAATACCTTACTAGGTGTAGTAGAATTCTGGAGGTTTGTGGTAGGGTGTGGCTGGGTTTTGAATAGGGATGATCAGAATGATCTGtaatgcaatttatttattaatcttTAAGACAATCAAGTCACTTCTGTGGCGTTTGTAATTACCTGTGTCCCAGTAGCGAGCAGTAGGCcattagatttctttttttctagggTTTATCAGTTTATCATCAATTTCATCTGTGCAAGACAAGAAGGAGGCACCGTACCATTTTCTGTGGTTCCTTTCTTTCTAATTCATTTTGATGATAAAGATATTTCCCCCTCCACAACTTGCAGTAACCTCTGAAGCAAAAGTGATAGCATGGCACTGAGAAATGTCAGAGGTATCCCCAAAATTCATCACTCTGTCAAAACCTCATGGTTGTGTGTATTTGGGATTTATTCTGCCTGAAGAAGTAATTTAAGAAAGCAATTTAAGAAGCTAACAGAAAGATATCAAAATAgtctcttttgttttaatgtgtATAGTCCTGtaagtatttcctttttgttttcacagacCTGTGGAACATCTTGCACTATTTTGGAAGCTGCCAAACATCAAGACCTTGGGATACCCAAGACATTCCCTTTTCTCTATCAGGAAGTTGAATCCACAAAACAGACAGTAGGTGCTATAAATAAAGCTTTGCCCGAGGAAGTTTGGATTAAAGTTGGAGGTAAACCATTTATCGTCTTCTCACTTAGTTTTCTCTTGGTCGtcaaatgttaattttttttctggatttgtgTCTTTTCTGGAGTTAATATGATTTTAGTGAGTGTGGGAGGTGAAGTTTTTATGGCAGTGATGCTCTATAGGCAACATGGGGCTAGATTTTGCAAAAAAAGTTCAACACCCATGAGTTTAGCTATACTTTCAAAATTGTTTAGCACTTCTGTCTTGAAATGAGCAGGCTTGAGGTTACATAGTACCTTTGAAAAACTGGGTCTTGGGTCAGTGACTGCTTtctttagaatcacagaatcattaaggttggaaagacctccaagatcattgagtccagcctttGACCAAACACTACCAAaccccatggcagaggggtaCATTCTTTGACCCCCAAGCTGATTGAGCAGATGCAGTCAATATCAAACTGAAGAACATTTTAAGGGCTGCCTCAAGTGCTCACCAAGGGCAGGCATGATCTCAGTGGGCTCTCTGAGAAAATAGAAGCTGTGTGGATTTTGGAATAGCAAGCAGTGCCCTAGACCTTCTGCAGGACATGTCTTGCTGTAGGAATCAATGTGGGCTGGCAGTAAAGCTTCTAAGATTATTCCACATAAATGAAGCTCCAAAAAAGCTTTCCATGATCACTGTTTTCAGGTTAGTGGGAGAGTAATAAATAGGTCattcttttcatctttatttttccaacaaGACACCTTATGCAAGCAGGCCATAAACAGAAGTTGCAGCCGAATAAATCTGTTGGATCCAAACATGGATCGCAAACCTCTCGGTGAAATTCGGAATGCCCGGGACAGCaaccagagcactgcagctgcccagggccCCTGGCAGTCAGCACAGTCCAGCTCCAGTGTGCAGGTACAAAGTGGTTCCCAGGATGGAAGtgcccagagaagggaaaggcacAACCGCCTGGAGAGAGACAGGAGGTAATTCTGGGAGTAGGGGCCATGAAGCACGTTTTGAAGCCTGAAATACTGGTGCTGCAATACTCTGATTATCCAGAGTAAATGTAAACTTGACATATTTTGTGTTAGCTCCAAGAAAAAGCAGTACAAGAGGTGagggttttgtgtttgttagaggaaaaaaatatctatgTTTTGTTGTGGTTGTCTTGTCTTTGTGTTTTTActttgtaaacaaacaaaaagatttcaaaacatttcaccCGTTCTGTAAAGATAAGGTGACTTGTGTGTAACAAAACTAATACACAAAGCTTGTAGCAAGCAAAAAGTCCCCAAAGTCCACAGCTGGTAGCACATGTGAGTAGTGTTCCTGTTTTCTGTatgtttcccttccctctggcCCATGGTTGATAACGTTGGGTGTTTGCCTGCAGGCGCAGGATCCGCGTTTGTTGTGATGAGCTCAATCTCCTCGTTCCCTTCTGCACGATTGACACTGACAAGGCAACAACTTTGCAGTGGACAACTGCATTCCTCAAGTACATTCAGGAAAGGCACGGTGACTCCCTGAAGCAGgtttaaaatctcatttcatttttggTCCTGATAAAAAGGGGAAATGTTTTAAAGCTGTCATAATATAGCTTATAACTGAGATGCAAAGCTTCTGCTTGATGCTGTTTGTGAAGGACCCATCATATCCTTGAACCttcctttaaatttttattttttatttcttttagctgGTTGAGTTCACTAGTGAGAAATGACAGGCCGTCCTCAGTCAGTGTTTTCAAATCagatttcaaaatgaatttttttttagttaccCAATTCCTGAGCATGATCCTATTTGGACAACAATATAGAATTAAGGTCATCTTCAATcattcctcccctcctcctcagcagTACTTGCAGCTCCAGAGTAAATTTGGCTCTGCCAAGAATTTTTAGGAGAGTGTGTGTATTGGAAAACCTGCTGGTATAGCCCCTCTTCCTTCCTACTGAAGGCACTAATGAGAAAAGCATCTCAAGTAAATATCTACGTTAAatataacatttattttttgtatttcgATTTTTTTAGGAATTTGAGACTGTGTTCTGTGGTAAAACAGGCAGGAGACTAAAAATTGGAAGACCAGACTCATGTGTAATGTGTCCAGCACCGGAAAACCGCACGGCTATGGAGACCAAATAGCCTGACCTGCTCACCTTGAATTGTGTGACTATAGTCCAAACtgtgttttattctttccatttaCATGCTAACTAGGAATTTGAAAGTGTAActtgtaaatatatataaacagagatttaaagaaaatattctttattgCAAATGGAAATGGAAGTTAACTACCAGCAATGGAAATCAGTGCCCTGTTCAAGCGGCTTTGGGACCAGAAGCTACAAGAAAATGTCATGACTAAGTATTTTTACCCTTTAGTTATACAAAATTTGCTTGTCATTCTGCTTTGGGGTCTTATTTAATTGTTtgcatttactttatttttcaaagatgatgCAGTACAGATTGGAAGAGTTGAAGAACATCTATCTGCCTGTTATTTTAATGGACTGATGCAAGCTCATTCTTCCAGTGTAAAAAGAAACTAAAGTTACCATATTATAATGgccatttttccatttaaaatgtaaatattgtaTTGGTTATTTGGACAAGTGCATAGTTTCTAAACTGTGCATATTatgaattttgcatttgcatacatatttaatataattAGCTGCAAAGAGTAGTGCCATGGTGTtggcatttaaaaattcagtactATTTTTAATGTCTGCCACACAACTGTCCAACAGGTTCTTGTGTTGTTACTTTAGACCAAAAGTGGTGTATTTTAAACAGTAGATATTTAAATGCAcaaactatttttatatttaaagagaaatatgatGCTTCATTCATAGGCTTTGGCATATAGGACAGAAATAGAACTGTGTGTGAGCTGAGagtggtttttaatttttttaaatagatgaTGCTAGCAAGTTTTAAAGTATGAAAAGTTCTACCAAAATTAATACTGGTTTAAATCACGGGTAAGAACAATTTTGCAGCAATTTATGTCCAAACACTCCTAGTAAAACCAGTTGTGGAAAATGGAGTTTAGCCAAGTTAATTTGATTTGTATAATGACACTTACACCATCacaaagaaaaggttaaaaaaaatctccttttatttttacaacagTTCGTACAGGTGGTTTTGGCTGGACTTTAAAAGAGCATCCTTTCTTAGGTGGGGTTCCATCACAATTACTGTGCAAATAGCTGAAGTAGAGGTCATGAAAATGCTGTTACTTCATTTCCTTTGTTATCATATGGAAATATacaaaaattcttccctggaaattaaaatatttacattactCCTTTTGCAGAATTTTCTTGCAAGAGGATTATTGTTTACTAGTCTTGGCAAATATTTGAGGTGCAATCTGAAAGTTTCTAACTTGCAGCCCAGATTTAAGCAATGGTCATTGCTTAGGCCAGAAGGTCAAAATACAGGATATTGAAATGCCTGATTTCCACTGATGGAAGAGGCAGCTCGGTGCCTGAGTGCCTTAACAACGTGTCTGAGTGCACAAACCTGCAGgactgaagtcagtgggagcAGCACCAAGGAATTCAATGGAAAAGGCTCAAACTTTCTTAGCAAAAAGTCGTGATCTTTAGTACACGGGGGGGTGATGGTAAAAAGGAGCAATGCTTCCTCCTGCAGGTCTCTTGagcaaagggaagaaggaaaggtgAGGTTGTTTAGCAgtaaaaattctggaaaataattgGGGGGAGGAAAAGATAGTCATAAAGCatcttttaattaaagttttcatctgatgctttctttttcatagaACTGTGTCAAAGTCTCCACTTAATAGAATAGAAGGAGCATCTGTCCTTTTAGCACTAGAAGGATTCTGTTTTCTTACAATGcactgtttatttaaatattcagtcACTTCTTCACTTCTTGTACTGTTGGTTTATGATTTTTTGGAAGTTGATGCTGCAACAGCTCCCATGCAAGCCGACGTGTCACATATTCCTGGAGTTCCCTGAGCCCCAATAGTCCCAGGAGTCCCAGGATCCCCTGGCAGCCCGGGTTCACCCTGAGCACCATCACGGCCGTTTTTAGTAATTCCAGGCACACCAGGTGGTCCTaaagaagagaggggaaaagattaaatgaaatatttccatctcttcttttttaatatctgtATATATGTGTTGCTTTTAGAGATCTTAATATACTTTGAGTGTCTGTACATCACACTTGTTATGGCCTGTTGAGTACAaggtgtttttaataaatttacCCTGAATCTGGAGTAtgtgctttggattttttatCCCAAAATGTGTCGTGGGTTAGCAGTTTATTGACATGGAttaatgcaattattttatgGAAGATTCTGAGACAATGGGgtataaatattataaaattttatGATATAAACTTTGTGGAAGAATTTAAGATAATATGGTTATAAATATTCTGGCTTTATGAAATTCTGTCCATGCGGAGCCTGCTTTTGGTGCCTGCAGTTTAGTCATTGTACAGGTGTAATCCCAAttagaaaagctgctttaaCAGGTGagcaaaataaagaatattCTTCCAAGTTTCTAATAGATATTAATTAATTTGCATAAATTAATCTTGAATCTTTTAATAAAGGAATCATCAGGAAGCAGGCACTATCCTTTCCCTCAATCTGGGAGCCTCAGAGTTGTCACACACCTTTAAATTAGTCCTGATAATCTACTGCCACCAACATGCAGAGCTGTCCCTCCTCGCAGCCTTTACTTCAATGATGGAGCATTAAATTATTTCCCCACACTTACCCTGAAGTCCTTGATCACCATCAGGCCCATCGATACCTTGGCCAACAGGTCCTTTATCTCCTTTTTCACCAGTGTCACCTTTAATCACAAACACAATTTCCAcagtgagctgtgctctgcagctggagccaaGGACAGGAAGGGAGAGAACAAGAGAAGCTACCAATCCCCTCTGGACACTGCGAGGATCTTTGCTTACGTGGGACCCCTAAACTCCCACTAGAACTCCACCAAGGCCTGATCTCTTCTCCCCAGTGCTGAATTCAGGACAAgttcagaatttatttcagtgggCAAAGAAGAGAAGCAAATTGTTTCAGTCTTAACTTGCCTCTGGGTCCAGGATCACCGAGCTCTCCTGTTGGCCCTCTGTATCCAGGGGGCCCACGAGGACCAGGATGCCCAACACTTCCCGTGGTTCCAGGAGGACCTGGGGGCCCAGCTGGGCCAGGCCGTCCCGTCATTCCAGGAGCCAAGGGCTTCCTCAGGTTAGCAGCCAACTGTGCAAtttgctctgaaaaacacaATTAGAACCTGCATCTCCAACTTTTGCACTCTTTGCTCGGGGAGAACTTCCTGCCAttgctcctggcagcaggaagcatTGAATCTGTCCTTTCAGCTCACCTGTagcttctggggtttttttccatttttacagaGGGAGATTTAATCATAAATCTGCAGGGGTTTAAGCCATTGATTATTCCTGTTTCTAAAACCACTTTAAAGGCTGTCAAGTATTCTAACAAATGACacttaaataattaaaacaagcTTTCTGAAGCAAACTTTCAGAGTTTGACCTCATCTCAAATGGGGAATATAACctccaaaagcaaaacagtcACTTTGAAGAAAGAAGGACACTCACTGGGGCCTTGCTCCGAGGAAATGAGGTGCACTGAAGAGAGGTGAAGTTCAGAATTACACAGGTTAGGGCAGGAGGTCAAACACAACACTTGCATCAAAGCTGCTTTCAGTGCATTTTGACCATTGCCATGAtgaatcatttaaaaatactaattttagaACACTGAAAGACATCCCCAACAAGGTGACCTGAATAATTTCCTTATGTTAAAGGTCAATGTATATTTTTCTTatcaagacagaaaattaacaAATCTCAGAAGCCGTCTTATGCTCAGGATCTACCCATCTGGTAATTAAAGTCCGTTTTCTCTCAGTAATACTCACCGTTTATCATTTCCCCACAGAGTTCTCTGATGTGTTGTTCACTGGCCTCTTTGCCCTGCAATTAACAGAAGAATTTGTCTTTATACAAACATCCTTATCAGTaaccagccctggcaggagcttCAGGAcacaaaacacatttccagGAGCTCGGGAAGCAGCACAGGGTCCTGCATGAAGAGCAGAAGGTTCTTTCCCCTCTTCAAAAGGTGACAGCTTCCCCTCAGAACTCTGCTGTACAAATGGCAgagattaattttaatgttaGGCCAGATATTTAATCTGGGGTttattttgccttatttttgCCTGTTGAAATCCAAGGATTATTTTTTGGATAGCACCCAAAGCCCACGATCCATTTATTCACTTCACAGgctccctggctgtgccacagaagcagcagacaCTTACAGGAGGTCCAGGTTTTCCCGTGATGCCAGGAACACCCCTCTCCCCTTGGTGACCCATGGGTCCT
The nucleotide sequence above comes from Corvus cornix cornix isolate S_Up_H32 chromosome 20, ASM73873v5, whole genome shotgun sequence. Encoded proteins:
- the TCFL5 gene encoding transcription factor-like 5 protein, producing the protein MSASAPEEPQTIPQSPASVPDPAPVAVGPGGSSDSSFGEQNLGFATPEASLVEMMDIEYTQLQHILCSHTEAQSSEGEVEARLSAFSSPGPSADAPLQQPSPSTSQDGGSSNSSGNQSVCPVTCQSGLPCDSYWPSSNPHLGYADLQELRMMLLSESSLPANQREKAPNSSSVEVSGCSVVKAKQGENFLGENKENIFVENSALAPEVRSKPAVRARLEDRFNSSSTENPRCQEPQESGVTLNNLVTLIRQPSEVVGVPLHQQGNRCAALGKNKAVPATHSLPFTYPFFTMNACSAAGGANPSQAQTCGTSCTILEAAKHQDLGIPKTFPFLYQEVESTKQTVGAINKALPEEVWIKVGDTLCKQAINRSCSRINLLDPNMDRKPLGEIRNARDSNQSTAAAQGPWQSAQSSSSVQVQSGSQDGSAQRRERHNRLERDRRRRIRVCCDELNLLVPFCTIDTDKATTLQWTTAFLKYIQERHGDSLKQEFETVFCGKTGRRLKIGRPDSCVMCPAPENRTAMETK